The following are encoded together in the Pectobacterium wasabiae CFBP 3304 genome:
- the anmK gene encoding anhydro-N-acetylmuramic acid kinase, producing the protein MRSGRYIGVMSGTSLDGVDVVLAAIDEHTVAQQASYCHPIPQDIKMAILGMCQGQAVTLSALGQLDTRLGILFAEAVLTLLKETGLGAQDITAIGCHGQTVWHEPTSDAPCTLQIGDNNRVAALTGITTVGDFRRRDLAYGGQGAPLVPSFHHALLLHPVERRIVLNIGGIANLSLLVPGAPVRGYDTGPGNMLLDAWIWRHCAQPYDKDAVWAMSGQVNPLLLRRMLTDPYFALRAPKSTGREYFNLGWLERMLAGLPPIASQDVQATLVELTAMSIAEQVLLVGGCERLLVCGGGARNPLIMMRLSALLPGIEVSTTDEYGVSGDDMEALAFAWLASRTLSGLPGNLPSVTGASQETVLGAIYPSNVD; encoded by the coding sequence ATGAGATCAGGCAGATATATTGGCGTGATGTCCGGCACCAGTCTTGATGGTGTTGATGTTGTGCTAGCCGCGATTGATGAACATACGGTTGCTCAGCAGGCCAGCTACTGTCACCCGATACCGCAGGATATCAAAATGGCCATCTTGGGGATGTGTCAGGGGCAGGCAGTGACGCTGTCTGCCTTGGGCCAGTTGGATACGCGTTTGGGTATTTTGTTTGCCGAAGCGGTTCTGACGCTGCTTAAAGAGACGGGGCTGGGGGCGCAGGATATTACCGCGATTGGCTGCCATGGGCAGACGGTCTGGCATGAACCTACGAGCGATGCACCGTGTACGTTGCAGATAGGAGATAATAACCGTGTTGCTGCCTTAACGGGTATCACGACCGTGGGCGATTTTCGTCGTCGCGATTTGGCTTATGGTGGGCAAGGCGCGCCGCTGGTGCCATCATTCCATCATGCGCTGTTACTGCATCCTGTCGAGCGTCGTATCGTGCTCAATATCGGAGGGATCGCCAATCTGTCACTGTTGGTGCCGGGTGCGCCCGTGCGGGGTTACGATACCGGGCCGGGGAATATGCTACTGGACGCCTGGATCTGGCGGCACTGTGCCCAGCCGTATGATAAAGACGCGGTATGGGCGATGAGCGGTCAGGTGAACCCGTTATTGCTACGTCGAATGTTGACCGATCCTTATTTTGCGTTACGGGCACCGAAAAGCACCGGACGTGAGTATTTCAATCTGGGCTGGTTGGAAAGAATGCTAGCTGGCCTGCCGCCGATTGCGTCGCAGGATGTTCAGGCGACGCTGGTTGAACTGACGGCCATGAGCATTGCTGAACAGGTGCTACTGGTCGGTGGATGTGAGCGTTTATTGGTTTGTGGTGGCGGTGCGCGTAATCCACTCATTATGATGCGCCTCTCGGCCCTATTGCCGGGTATCGAAGTCAGCACCACGGATGAATATGGCGTGAGCGGCGATGATATGGAGGCGCTGGCATTTGCCTGGCTGGCGTCACGAACGCTATCGGGATTGCCGGGTAATCTGCCGTCAGTCACGGGGGCGAGTCAGGAAACTGTATTAGGCGCGATTTATCCGAGCAACGTGGATTAA
- a CDS encoding Grx4 family monothiol glutaredoxin, producing MTTPTIEKIQRQIAENPILLYMKGSPKLPSCGFSAQTVQALSSCGERFAYVDILQNPDIRAELPKYANWPTFPQLWVDGELVGGCDIVVEMFQRGELQQLIKETADKYKAQQADQE from the coding sequence ATGACGACACCGACAATTGAAAAAATTCAGCGCCAAATTGCTGAAAACCCGATTCTGCTGTACATGAAAGGTTCCCCAAAATTGCCAAGCTGCGGTTTTTCTGCACAGACCGTTCAGGCATTGTCTTCCTGTGGCGAACGCTTTGCTTATGTTGATATTTTACAGAACCCGGATATTCGTGCTGAGCTGCCGAAATACGCGAACTGGCCGACATTCCCACAGTTGTGGGTGGACGGCGAACTGGTTGGCGGCTGTGATATCGTAGTTGAAATGTTTCAGCGCGGTGAACTGCAACAACTGATCAAAGAAACGGCTGATAAATACAAAGCGCAGCAGGCCGATCAAGAGTAA
- the gstA gene encoding glutathione transferase GstA — MKLFYKAESSSLFTHIVLIESKLEFKLEKVNLRTKKTERGIDYMSINPKGMVPALELDDGSILTEGVAIAEYIADLVPHCNLIAPTGSTARYHTIEWLNYISAELHKTFTPIFRPGTPETYKELLTEYLQVKFRYINLVLSEQNYLVANRFSIADAYLFTVMRWAQSLKLDMFRYPALAAYLDHIAERPSVATALKVERLKG; from the coding sequence ATGAAACTGTTTTACAAGGCTGAAAGCAGTTCTCTTTTTACACACATCGTTTTGATCGAATCCAAATTGGAGTTCAAACTGGAGAAGGTCAACCTGCGCACGAAAAAGACAGAGCGTGGAATCGACTATATGTCCATCAATCCAAAGGGAATGGTGCCAGCATTAGAGCTCGATGATGGATCTATCTTGACTGAAGGCGTCGCTATTGCCGAATACATCGCCGATCTGGTTCCGCACTGTAACCTTATCGCCCCCACCGGGAGTACAGCACGCTACCATACGATTGAATGGCTGAATTACATTTCCGCTGAACTGCACAAAACGTTTACACCGATCTTCCGTCCCGGTACGCCGGAAACGTATAAAGAGCTATTGACTGAGTATTTGCAGGTCAAATTCCGTTATATCAACCTGGTGTTGAGCGAACAAAACTATTTGGTCGCCAACCGCTTCAGTATCGCCGATGCGTATCTGTTTACCGTGATGCGCTGGGCACAGTCGTTAAAGCTGGATATGTTCCGCTACCCTGCGCTGGCCGCCTATCTCGACCATATTGCCGAGCGCCCTTCCGTCGCTACCGCACTTAAGGTTGAAAGGTTGAAAGGTTAA
- the gloA gene encoding lactoylglutathione lyase, with product MRLLHTMLRVGNLQRSIDFYTQILGMRVLRTSENTEYKYTLAFVGYTEESEGAVIELTYNWGVDSYDLGNAYGHIALGVDDVAATCERIRKAGGNVTREAGPVKGGTTVIAFIEDPDGYKIELIENAHAGSGIGH from the coding sequence ATGCGTTTACTTCATACCATGCTGCGTGTTGGCAATTTACAACGTTCTATTGATTTCTATACTCAGATTCTGGGAATGCGTGTACTACGCACCAGCGAAAATACCGAATACAAATACACACTGGCTTTCGTCGGTTATACCGAGGAGAGCGAAGGTGCAGTTATCGAACTGACTTACAACTGGGGTGTCGACAGCTATGATTTAGGCAACGCCTATGGTCATATCGCGTTGGGCGTTGACGATGTTGCCGCAACCTGTGAGCGTATCCGCAAAGCGGGTGGCAATGTGACGCGTGAAGCTGGCCCGGTCAAAGGCGGTACTACCGTTATCGCATTCATCGAAGATCCAGACGGCTATAAAATCGAATTGATCGAGAACGCCCACGCTGGTAGCGGCATCGGTCACTAA
- the rnt gene encoding ribonuclease T produces MADKSDLNALSGRFRGFYPVVIDVETAGFNAKTDALLEVAAVTLKMDQDGWLQPDETLHFHVEPFEGAILEPAALAFNGIDPTNPLRGAVSEYDALHEIFKVVRKGIKDQGCNRAIIVAHNATFDHSFMAAAADRCSLKRNPFHPFATFDTAALSGLVLGQTVLAKACITAGIAFDSSQAHSALYDTNQTALLFCELVNRWKRLGGWPLALEENAAEDASTED; encoded by the coding sequence ATGGCTGATAAAAGTGATCTGAACGCCCTGAGCGGCCGTTTTCGTGGGTTTTACCCGGTAGTGATTGATGTTGAAACCGCTGGATTTAATGCGAAAACCGATGCCTTGCTGGAAGTCGCGGCGGTAACATTAAAAATGGATCAAGACGGTTGGTTACAGCCAGATGAAACCCTACATTTTCATGTTGAGCCATTCGAAGGTGCGATTCTAGAGCCTGCAGCGTTGGCGTTTAACGGTATTGACCCCACCAACCCACTGCGCGGCGCAGTGAGCGAATACGATGCGCTGCACGAAATTTTCAAAGTCGTGCGTAAAGGGATTAAAGATCAGGGCTGCAACCGCGCGATTATCGTGGCGCATAATGCCACGTTCGATCACAGTTTTATGGCAGCGGCAGCGGATCGTTGTAGCCTGAAACGTAACCCATTCCACCCTTTCGCCACGTTCGATACCGCCGCACTCAGCGGGCTGGTTCTGGGCCAGACGGTTCTGGCTAAAGCCTGTATTACCGCCGGTATTGCGTTCGACTCCAGCCAGGCGCACTCCGCGCTGTATGACACCAACCAGACCGCATTATTATTCTGTGAGTTGGTTAATCGCTGGAAACGTCTGGGTGGGTGGCCACTTGCGCTGGAAGAAAATGCTGCCGAAGACGCGTCAACCGAAGACTGA
- the pdxY gene encoding pyridoxal kinase PdxY gives MKNILSIQSHVVFGHAGNSAAEFPMRRMGANVWPLNTVQFSNHTQYGNWTGCVMPASHLTEVVQGIANIDKLKTCHAVLSGYIGSAEQGEHILDIVRQVKAANPDALYFCDPVMGTPEKGCIVAPGVSGFHCQQSLLAADIIAPNLPELELLGGRTVHNVTEAVETARALCEKGPRIVLVKHLSRAASREDSFEMLLVTPTGAWHISRPLVEFERQPVGVGDLTSGLLLVNLLKGVALDKALEHTTAAVYEVMLVTKEMNEYELQLVAAQDGIANPRHHFQAVRLS, from the coding sequence ATGAAAAATATACTTTCCATCCAATCACATGTCGTTTTTGGTCATGCGGGTAATAGCGCAGCAGAGTTTCCAATGCGTCGGATGGGCGCAAACGTTTGGCCATTGAATACGGTACAGTTCTCGAACCATACCCAATACGGGAACTGGACGGGGTGTGTGATGCCTGCCAGCCACTTGACTGAAGTGGTGCAGGGGATTGCGAATATCGACAAGTTGAAGACGTGTCATGCGGTGCTGAGTGGTTATATCGGCTCTGCTGAGCAAGGTGAACATATTCTGGATATTGTTCGGCAGGTAAAAGCCGCCAACCCTGACGCGCTATACTTCTGCGATCCTGTGATGGGGACGCCGGAGAAAGGCTGTATTGTGGCTCCCGGTGTCTCTGGTTTTCACTGCCAGCAGTCGCTGCTCGCGGCTGACATTATCGCGCCAAATCTGCCTGAACTGGAACTGCTTGGTGGCCGTACCGTGCATAACGTGACGGAAGCCGTGGAGACAGCACGGGCACTGTGTGAAAAAGGGCCAAGAATCGTTCTGGTGAAGCACCTTAGTCGAGCGGCAAGTCGTGAAGATAGCTTCGAAATGCTGCTGGTCACGCCGACGGGTGCCTGGCACATCAGCCGCCCGCTGGTGGAATTTGAACGCCAGCCTGTAGGCGTAGGCGATTTGACCAGTGGGTTGCTGCTGGTGAATTTGCTGAAAGGTGTCGCGTTGGATAAAGCGCTGGAGCACACAACGGCGGCTGTGTATGAAGTCATGTTAGTGACGAAAGAAATGAATGAGTATGAACTGCAACTGGTTGCGGCTCAGGATGGTATCGCCAATCCACGCCATCATTTCCAGGCTGTTCGCCTGTCGTGA
- a CDS encoding C40 family peptidase: protein MRLFITLFILFFSNLSLNIVQAAPHTPHSAPKKSAVEETNKKGRQTKGNAKSPTPIKSKKPEPIAVSNKAKPRTANKSAEKTPSRTQGSTPALVKKNLKKLKPENDRQTIAQARVKTGLKKTVLKGKVDKDPPTTEKGMTLSAAHKKRYQHAKTTAMNKLMSQIGKPYHWGGSSPFTGFDCSGLVYYAYKDVVKIQIPRTANEMYHLRDAAPIKKSELESGDLVFFRINNRGAADHVGVYLGEGKFIQSPRTGSDIRISKLSEDYWQEHYVGARRVVTPQTIR from the coding sequence ATGCGCTTATTTATTACTCTTTTTATATTATTTTTCAGCAACCTATCCCTGAACATCGTTCAGGCTGCGCCGCATACCCCGCATTCTGCACCGAAGAAAAGCGCCGTTGAAGAAACGAATAAGAAAGGTCGTCAAACAAAGGGTAATGCTAAATCACCGACGCCAATCAAAAGCAAAAAACCAGAACCCATCGCAGTCAGCAATAAGGCCAAACCTCGCACGGCTAACAAATCGGCAGAAAAGACGCCATCACGGACGCAAGGTAGCACACCAGCGCTAGTGAAAAAAAACCTTAAAAAGCTGAAGCCTGAAAACGATAGGCAGACAATCGCACAGGCCAGAGTCAAAACCGGGCTGAAGAAGACCGTACTCAAAGGGAAAGTGGATAAAGACCCACCAACCACAGAAAAAGGGATGACGCTGAGCGCGGCACACAAAAAACGCTATCAGCACGCCAAAACGACAGCAATGAATAAGTTGATGAGCCAGATCGGTAAACCTTACCACTGGGGCGGTTCATCTCCTTTTACCGGATTCGACTGTAGCGGACTGGTCTATTATGCGTATAAAGATGTCGTTAAGATCCAAATCCCACGTACCGCGAACGAAATGTACCATCTGCGCGATGCCGCTCCGATTAAAAAGAGTGAACTGGAAAGTGGCGACCTGGTCTTCTTCCGCATCAACAATCGTGGGGCAGCCGATCATGTCGGGGTTTATTTGGGAGAAGGCAAATTTATCCAGTCGCCGCGTACAGGCTCAGATATTCGTATCAGCAAACTGAGTGAGGACTATTGGCAGGAGCACTATGTTGGAGCGCGGCGCGTGGTGACACCACAGACTATTCGTTAA
- a CDS encoding MliC family protein, with product MKQLLTGAVLILLSGCSYFGHKQTVETLHYQCGTMPLTVTLQQGGEKPAQVSFLLDGERLVLPQVVSASGVRYSNATYTFWSKGERAFIQRGERVIVDDCMLSPM from the coding sequence ATGAAACAATTGCTGACGGGGGCCGTGCTGATCCTGCTAAGCGGATGCAGCTATTTTGGTCATAAACAGACAGTGGAAACGCTGCATTATCAATGTGGCACCATGCCGCTAACCGTCACGTTACAGCAGGGCGGCGAAAAGCCTGCACAGGTGAGTTTCCTGCTGGATGGCGAACGCTTGGTGCTTCCTCAGGTGGTGTCCGCTTCTGGAGTCAGGTACAGCAATGCCACCTATACGTTCTGGAGCAAGGGCGAGCGTGCATTTATCCAACGAGGTGAACGCGTTATCGTGGACGATTGCATGTTGTCACCGATGTAA
- the tyrS gene encoding tyrosine--tRNA ligase has protein sequence MASSNLIKQLQERGLIAQVTDEEALAERLAQGPIALYCGFDPTADSLHLGHLVPLLCLKRFQLAGHQPVALVGGATGLIGDPSFKATERKLNTADTVGEWVEKIRRQVSPFLDFDCGKNSAIAANNYDWFGNMNVLDFLRDIGKHFSVNQMISKEAVKQRLNRDDVGISFTEFSYNLLQGYDFASLNKQHDVELQIGGSDQWGNITSGIDLTRRMNQKQVYGLTVPLITKSDGTKFGKTEGGAIWLDASKTSPYKFYQFWINTADADVYRFLKFFTFMSLEDIDALEEEDKNSGKAPRAQYVLAEDVTRMVHGESGLEAARRITQSLFSGALQDMTQDDFAQLAQDGMPIIELENSADLQQALVSAELVPSRGQARTMIASNAVTINGEKQANPEYTFSAADRLFDRYTLLRRGKKHYCLICWKA, from the coding sequence ATGGCGAGTAGTAACCTGATTAAACAATTGCAAGAGCGGGGCTTGATTGCCCAGGTGACGGATGAGGAAGCGTTAGCAGAGCGGCTGGCGCAAGGGCCAATTGCACTGTATTGCGGTTTTGATCCTACCGCTGACAGCTTGCATTTGGGGCATCTGGTGCCGCTGCTCTGCCTGAAGCGCTTCCAACTTGCTGGTCACCAACCGGTAGCACTGGTCGGTGGTGCGACGGGGCTGATCGGTGACCCAAGCTTTAAAGCCACAGAGCGTAAGCTGAACACGGCTGACACCGTGGGTGAGTGGGTAGAAAAAATTCGCCGCCAAGTTTCTCCTTTTCTGGATTTTGACTGCGGTAAAAACAGTGCGATTGCTGCCAATAACTACGACTGGTTTGGCAACATGAACGTGCTGGATTTTCTGCGTGATATCGGCAAGCATTTCTCCGTTAATCAGATGATTAGCAAAGAAGCCGTTAAGCAACGTTTAAACCGTGATGATGTCGGTATTTCATTCACTGAGTTCTCCTACAACCTGTTACAGGGGTATGACTTTGCCTCGCTGAACAAGCAGCATGACGTCGAACTGCAAATCGGTGGGTCTGACCAGTGGGGCAACATCACGTCGGGTATCGATTTGACGCGCCGTATGAATCAGAAGCAGGTTTACGGTCTGACTGTTCCACTGATCACCAAATCTGATGGCACGAAATTCGGTAAAACGGAAGGCGGCGCAATCTGGCTGGATGCCAGCAAGACCAGTCCTTACAAATTCTACCAGTTCTGGATCAACACGGCGGATGCCGATGTGTACCGCTTCCTGAAGTTCTTTACGTTCATGAGCCTCGAAGACATTGATGCGCTGGAAGAAGAAGACAAAAACAGCGGCAAAGCTCCACGTGCTCAATACGTGCTGGCGGAAGACGTCACGCGTATGGTTCATGGTGAATCGGGTCTGGAAGCGGCTCGTCGCATCACGCAAAGCCTGTTCTCTGGCGCGTTGCAGGATATGACGCAGGACGACTTTGCTCAGCTCGCGCAGGATGGCATGCCGATTATCGAACTGGAAAACAGCGCTGATTTACAACAGGCGTTGGTCAGCGCCGAACTGGTGCCGTCGCGCGGTCAAGCGCGCACGATGATTGCTTCGAATGCGGTAACGATTAACGGCGAAAAGCAGGCTAATCCTGAATACACTTTCAGTGCTGCTGACCGCTTGTTTGATCGCTACACCTTGCTGCGTCGTGGTAAAAAGCACTACTGCCTGATCTGCTGGAAAGCATAA
- the purR gene encoding HTH-type transcriptional repressor PurR, with protein MATIKDVAKRAGVSTTTVSHVINKTRFVAEETKAAVRAAIKELHYSPSAVARSLKVNHTKSIGLLATSSEAPYFAEIIEAVENSCYAKGYTLVLCNSHNDIGKQRAYLSMLAQKRVDGLLVMCAEYPPELLGMLEDYRSIPMVVMDWGQMHSDFTDTIIDNAFEGGYMAGRYLIERGHRDIGAIPGIQERNTGNGRYLGFLKALKEADIAVRDEWVVRGDFEPESGYKAMHQILAQKQRPTAVFCGGDIMAMGAICAADELGLRVPQDISVIGYDNVRHARFFTPALTTIHQPKERLGQSAFSMLLDRITSKREDAHVIEVHPTLIERRSVADGPFRDYRR; from the coding sequence ATGGCAACGATTAAAGATGTGGCAAAACGTGCTGGCGTTTCCACCACAACCGTATCGCACGTGATTAATAAAACACGTTTCGTCGCCGAAGAGACTAAGGCAGCCGTCAGGGCAGCAATCAAGGAATTGCACTACTCGCCCAGCGCCGTCGCCCGCAGCCTCAAAGTTAATCACACTAAATCTATCGGCTTGCTGGCCACATCCAGCGAAGCACCCTATTTCGCTGAGATCATTGAAGCAGTCGAAAACAGTTGTTATGCCAAAGGCTACACGCTGGTGCTGTGTAATTCTCATAACGACATCGGCAAACAGCGCGCTTATCTCTCGATGCTGGCGCAAAAACGCGTCGACGGCCTGCTGGTCATGTGTGCCGAATACCCGCCAGAACTCTTGGGCATGTTGGAAGATTATCGCAGCATTCCCATGGTCGTCATGGACTGGGGACAAATGCACAGCGATTTCACCGATACCATCATCGATAACGCCTTTGAAGGCGGCTATATGGCGGGTCGCTATCTGATTGAACGCGGCCATCGGGATATCGGTGCCATCCCAGGAATACAAGAGCGCAACACGGGCAACGGACGCTACCTTGGCTTTTTAAAAGCGTTGAAGGAAGCCGACATCGCCGTGCGCGATGAATGGGTCGTGCGAGGCGATTTTGAACCGGAATCCGGTTATAAAGCCATGCATCAGATTCTCGCGCAAAAACAGCGGCCCACCGCCGTATTCTGTGGTGGCGACATCATGGCGATGGGTGCCATTTGTGCGGCAGACGAATTGGGGTTACGTGTACCACAGGATATTTCGGTGATCGGTTATGACAATGTGCGTCACGCACGGTTCTTTACACCGGCACTAACCACCATCCATCAGCCGAAAGAGCGTCTGGGCCAATCCGCCTTCTCTATGTTGCTGGATCGTATTACCAGCAAGCGCGAAGATGCACACGTCATTGAAGTGCATCCGACGCTGATTGAGCGCCGCTCGGTTGCCGACGGCCCGTTCCGCGATTATCGCCGCTAA
- a CDS encoding DUF1289 domain-containing protein → MPEQLELFVVPNPCRGICQTDDSGYCRGCFRNRNERFSWSQMSDAQKQDVLRLCRQRMKRSQRSEKTDTPVESHQPSLF, encoded by the coding sequence GTGCCAGAGCAACTTGAACTCTTTGTTGTCCCTAATCCGTGCCGTGGTATTTGTCAGACGGATGACAGCGGATATTGTCGCGGTTGCTTTCGCAATCGTAACGAACGCTTTAGTTGGAGCCAAATGAGTGATGCGCAGAAACAGGATGTACTGCGTTTGTGTCGGCAAAGAATGAAACGGTCACAGCGTTCAGAAAAAACCGATACACCAGTAGAGTCCCATCAGCCATCGTTGTTTTAA
- the cydH gene encoding cytochrome bd-I oxidase subunit CydH: protein MDTNLKMSLLTTVGSLAVIIAFSFVAVLN from the coding sequence ATGGATACAAATCTGAAGATGTCTCTGCTGACAACCGTTGGCTCGTTGGCCGTGATCATCGCATTTAGCTTTGTTGCGGTGCTGAACTAA
- the slyA gene encoding transcriptional regulator SlyA translates to MELPLGSDLARLVRVWRALVDHRLKPLELTQTHWVTLHNIYHLPPGQSQIQLAKAIGIEQPSLVRTLDQLEEKGLITRHVCAHDRRAKRIMLTESAEPIIQAVNGVISHTRSEVLFGITPEQVDELALLVARLEKNILALHENQV, encoded by the coding sequence ATGGAATTGCCATTAGGATCTGATTTAGCTCGTCTGGTGCGCGTGTGGCGTGCACTGGTCGATCACCGATTAAAACCACTTGAACTGACTCAAACGCATTGGGTCACGTTGCATAACATATACCACTTACCCCCCGGCCAGTCGCAGATTCAATTGGCTAAAGCAATCGGTATTGAGCAACCCTCATTAGTCCGGACATTGGATCAACTTGAGGAGAAGGGGTTAATCACTCGCCACGTTTGTGCTCACGATCGTCGGGCAAAACGTATTATGCTGACTGAATCAGCAGAACCAATAATACAGGCAGTCAATGGTGTAATTAGTCATACACGAAGTGAGGTGTTATTTGGAATTACGCCGGAACAGGTTGATGAATTAGCGCTGTTGGTTGCGCGTCTTGAGAAAAATATATTGGCATTACATGAAAATCAAGTGTAA
- the pdxH gene encoding pyridoxamine 5'-phosphate oxidase: protein MTQERSPSDGTPLIQPADIADIRREYTRGGLRRGDLPANPLDLFERWLKQACDAKLADPTAMSVATVDEHGQPYQRIVLLKHYDEKGMVFYTNMGSRKAHHLESNPRISLLFPWHMLERQVMVLGRVEKLSPLEVLKYFHSRPKDSQIGAWVSKQSSRISARGVLESKFLELKQKFQSGDVPLPSFWGGFRVVIDSVEFWQGGEHRLHDRFFYQRQEESWQIDRLAP from the coding sequence ATGACTCAGGAACGCTCCCCCTCTGACGGTACTCCTCTTATTCAACCAGCCGATATCGCTGACATCCGCCGTGAATACACGCGTGGCGGGCTTCGTCGTGGCGATCTCCCTGCTAACCCGCTGGATTTGTTTGAACGCTGGCTGAAACAGGCGTGTGACGCGAAGCTGGCCGATCCTACCGCGATGTCTGTCGCGACTGTTGATGAACACGGGCAGCCCTATCAACGTATCGTTCTGCTTAAACACTATGATGAGAAAGGCATGGTGTTTTATACCAATATGGGCAGCCGAAAAGCTCATCATCTGGAAAGCAATCCACGTATCAGCCTGCTTTTCCCCTGGCATATGCTGGAACGGCAGGTGATGGTGTTAGGGCGCGTAGAGAAACTGTCGCCGCTTGAGGTGCTGAAATACTTCCATAGCCGTCCGAAAGACAGCCAGATTGGTGCGTGGGTATCAAAACAGTCTAGCCGGATTTCCGCGCGCGGCGTGCTGGAAAGCAAGTTTTTAGAATTGAAGCAAAAATTCCAAAGTGGCGACGTCCCTTTACCGAGTTTTTGGGGGGGCTTCCGCGTCGTCATCGATTCTGTCGAGTTCTGGCAGGGCGGTGAGCACCGCTTGCATGACCGATTTTTCTACCAGCGACAAGAAGAGAGCTGGCAGATTGATCGTTTAGCGCCTTAA
- a CDS encoding outer membrane lipoprotein, with amino-acid sequence MMKRLLVVTLAGITLAGCANTSTLSGDVYSASEAKQVQTVTYGTIVSMRPVQIQAGEDSNVIGALGGAVLGGFLGNTIGGGSGRSLATAAGAVAGGVAGQSATGALNRTQGVELEIRRDDGSTIMVVQKQGDTKFSAGQRVAMASNGRSITVSPR; translated from the coding sequence ATGATGAAGCGTTTGCTTGTGGTTACCCTTGCGGGTATCACGCTCGCTGGTTGTGCTAATACCAGTACGCTTTCTGGTGATGTGTACAGCGCATCCGAAGCTAAACAGGTGCAGACCGTTACCTACGGCACCATCGTTTCTATGCGCCCGGTGCAAATTCAGGCAGGGGAAGATTCTAACGTTATCGGCGCGCTGGGCGGTGCTGTACTGGGTGGTTTCCTGGGTAATACTATCGGCGGCGGTTCCGGTCGTAGTCTGGCGACGGCGGCTGGCGCGGTGGCGGGTGGTGTCGCGGGTCAAAGCGCGACGGGTGCACTGAACCGTACACAGGGCGTAGAGCTGGAAATTCGTCGTGATGACGGCAGTACCATTATGGTAGTGCAGAAACAGGGCGATACGAAATTCAGCGCAGGTCAACGTGTTGCCATGGCCAGCAATGGCCGCAGTATCACTGTCTCGCCACGCTAA